Genomic segment of Bacillus pumilus:
CTTATCGGGATTTAACTTCAAATACTCAATACCCTCGTTCAAATAGTCATTCGCAATTTCATCATTACCCATTTTGAAATGAATAAGAGCCTGCTGATAATATACGATTTTGATATGAGTATGATCTTTCAAAAAACCTTCAGCATCTTGCAAGTAATTCAAGGCAGCTTCATATTTTCCTAGTCGCTGATATGTATTTCCTAAGTTCATCAAAGTGATCCCAGTCATCAATCCATCCTTAATGGCCTGCGCTCTTTTCAAAGCCTCCTGCAAATGAGGAATAGATTTTTCAGGACGGTTAAAATCATCATAGTTACCTGATATAACAAAGCGAGATTGAATTTCTCTAATCACATAAGTTGGATTAGCCTTATATGTATCAAGAGCTAGCATGATGTAGTACATGGACATTTGAGTTTGCTTCATGTGATAAAAAATCTCTGCCATTTTGTAATAAAACTCAGCTCTTTCAACTTCATCAGCTACCCGATCCAACCGCTTTTCTGCTTGTCTATAAAAAGTAATCGCAGTGATATATTCACCTTGCGAAAACTCATACATCCCTCTGAAAAAATTGAAGTAGTATTCAAGGATTCCAGTGAACTTTCTTCCCTGACCTTCGACTGCTCTTAAGTATTCAGCTTTGTTCACTTTCCGCTCAACTGGATTTACGTATTCAAGCATTTGTTCATGACGAAAATCCATCAACTGAAAATAAAGAACA
This window contains:
- a CDS encoding Rap family tetratricopeptide repeat protein — its product is METISAAVIGQKINEWYRHIKKLNVTDAEMLRSEIRQELDMMEEDEQAVLYFQLMDFRHEQMLEYVNPVERKVNKAEYLRAVEGQGRKFTGILEYYFNFFRGMYEFSQGEYITAITFYRQAEKRLDRVADEVERAEFYYKMAEIFYHMKQTQMSMYYIMLALDTYKANPTYVIREIQSRFVISGNYDDFNRPEKSIPHLQEALKRAQAIKDGLMTGITLMNLGNTYQRLGKYEAALNYLQDAEGFLKDHTHIKIVYYQQALIHFKMGNDEIANDYLNEGIEYLKLNPDKLFSSLFDFLINLYTKSLCLDELMEILKRFDDVRGYPYLEELALESAEFYTENGRMEDSVYLYQQMVYAQKQIRRGDCLYEH